One window of the Delphinus delphis chromosome 20, mDelDel1.2, whole genome shotgun sequence genome contains the following:
- the BAX gene encoding apoptosis regulator BAX isoform X1 yields MDGSGEQPRGGGPTSSEQIMKTGALLLQGFIQDRAGRMGGETPELGLEQAPQDASTKKLSECLKRIGDELDSNMELQRMIAAVDTDSPREVFFRVAAEMFSDGNFNWGRVVALFYFASKLVLKALCTKVPQLIRTIMGWTLDFLRERLLGWIQDQGGWDGLLSYFGTPTWQTVTILVAGVLTASLTIWKKMG; encoded by the exons ATGGACGGGTCCGGGGAGCAACCCAGAGGCGGGG GGCCCACCAGCTCTGAGCAGATCATGAAGACAGGGGCCCTTTTGCTTCAGGG TTTCATCCAGGATCGAGCAGGGCGAATGGGGGGAGAGACGCCCGAGCTGGGCCTGGAGCAGGCGCCCCAGGATGCATCCACCAAGAAGCTGAGCGAGTGTCTCAAGCGCATTGGAGATGAACTGGACAGTAACATGGAGCTGCAGAG GATGATCGCGGCCGTGGACACAGACTCCCCCCGAGAGGTCTTTTTCCGAGTGGCGGCCGAAATGTTTTCTGACGGCAACTTCAACTGGGGCCGGGTTGTCGCCCTTTTCTACTTTGCCAGCAAACTGGTGCTCAAG GCCCTGTGCACCAAGGTGCCCCAGCTGATCAGGACCATCATGGGCTGGACCCTGGACTTCCTTCGAGAGCGGCTGCTGGGCTGGATCCAGGACCAGGGTGGTTGG GACGGCCTCCTCTCCTACTTTGGGACACCCACGTGGCAGACAGTGACCATCCTCGTGGCCGGAGTACTCACTGCCTCGCTTACCATCTGGAAGAAGATGGGCTGA
- the FTL gene encoding ferritin light chain, with product MSSQIRQNYSTEVEAAVNRLVNMHLRASYTYLSLGFYFDRDDVALEGVRHFFRELAEEKHEGAKRLLKMQNQRGGRALFQDVQKPSQDEWGKTQDAMEAAIKMEKNLNEALLDLHALACARADPHLCDFLESHFLDEEVKLIKKMGDHLTNLRRLAGPQAGLGEYLFERLTLKHD from the exons ATGAGCTCCCAGATTCGTCAGAATTATTCCACCGAGGTGGAGGCCGCCGTCAACCGCCTGGTCAACATGCATCTGCGGGCCTCCTACACCTACCTCTCTCTG GGCTTCTATTTCGACCGCGACGATGTGGCTCTGGAGGGCGTGCGCCACTTTTTCCGCGAATTGGCCGAAGAGAAGCACGAGGGCGCCAAGCgtcttttgaaaatgcaaaaccagCGCGGCGGCCGCGCCCTCTTCCAGGACGTGCAG AAGCCATCTCAAGATGAGTGGGGTAAAACTCAGGACGCTATGGAAGCCGCCATTAAAATGGAGAAGAACCTGAACGAGGCCCTTCTGGATCTGCATGCCCTGGCTTGTGCCCGCGCAGACCCCCAC CTCTGCGACTTCCTGGAGAGCCACTTCCTAGATGAGGAGGTGAAACTCATCAAGAAGATGGGTGACCACCTGACCAACCTCCGCAGGCTGGCtggtccccaggctgggctgggcgagTATCTCTTCGAAAGGCTCACCCTCAAGCACGATTAG
- the BAX gene encoding apoptosis regulator BAX isoform X2, whose product MDGSGEQPRGGGPTSSEQIMKTGALLLQGFIQDRAGRMGGETPELGLEQAPQDASTKKLSECLKRIGDELDSNMELQRMIAAVDTDSPREVFFRVAAEMFSDGNFNWGRVVALFYFASKLVLKALCTKVPQLIRTIMGWTLDFLRERLLGWIQDQGGWVRPLAELLNCLMSLSPGRPPLLLWDTHVADSDHPRGRSTHCLAYHLEEDGLRPPAALDCVFSA is encoded by the exons ATGGACGGGTCCGGGGAGCAACCCAGAGGCGGGG GGCCCACCAGCTCTGAGCAGATCATGAAGACAGGGGCCCTTTTGCTTCAGGG TTTCATCCAGGATCGAGCAGGGCGAATGGGGGGAGAGACGCCCGAGCTGGGCCTGGAGCAGGCGCCCCAGGATGCATCCACCAAGAAGCTGAGCGAGTGTCTCAAGCGCATTGGAGATGAACTGGACAGTAACATGGAGCTGCAGAG GATGATCGCGGCCGTGGACACAGACTCCCCCCGAGAGGTCTTTTTCCGAGTGGCGGCCGAAATGTTTTCTGACGGCAACTTCAACTGGGGCCGGGTTGTCGCCCTTTTCTACTTTGCCAGCAAACTGGTGCTCAAG GCCCTGTGCACCAAGGTGCCCCAGCTGATCAGGACCATCATGGGCTGGACCCTGGACTTCCTTCGAGAGCGGCTGCTGGGCTGGATCCAGGACCAGGGTGGTTGGGTGAGGCCCCT GGCTGAGCTGCTGAACTGCCTCATGTCCCTATCCCCAGGACGGCCTCCTCTCCTACTTTGGGACACCCACGTGGCAGACAGTGACCATCCTCGTGGCCGGAGTACTCACTGCCTCGCTTACCATCTGGAAGAAGATGGGCTGAGGCCACCAGCGGCCTTGGACTGTGTCTTTTCTGCATAA